GCAAAAATCTACATTGAAGAGCTTGAACAGAAGATGAAAGAAATTGGTTGTGGCAAGATTGCAACAGTGATGGGCAGATACTATGCAATGGACAGAGATAAAAGATGGGAAAGAGTTGAAAAGGCATATAATGCAATGGTCTTTGGTGAAGGTGAGTATGCAAGCTCAGGATTAGAGGCTGTTGAAAAGTCGTATGAAAAAGGTAACACTGATGAGTTTGTAATTCCGACTGTTGTGCTTGAAAATGGAAAACCTGTCGCAACAATAAATGAACATGACAGTATTATTTTCTTCAACTTCAGACCAGATAGAGCAAGGCAAATCACAAGAGCATTCTGTGATGTCGAGTTTGACGGTTTTGAAAGAAAAAAAGGCTATTTTGAAGTATTCTTTGTATGCATGACCCAGTATGATGTGACAATAAAAAATTGCCATGTTGCATTCAAACCAGAGAACCTGACAAACACTTTGGGAGAGTATCTTAGCAAGTTAGGGTTAAAACAACTTCGAATTGCTGAGACAGAAAAGTACGCTCATGTCACCTTTTTCTTCAATGGCGGTGTGGAAGTACCAAATGTCGGAGAAGACAGGGTTTTGGTGCCATCCCCAAAAGTTGCAACGTATGACTTAAAACCAGAGATGAGTGCTTATGAGGTAACCGAAGCTCTTTTTGAGAGAATTGAAAGTAATCAATATGATGTTATAATTTGCAACTATGCAAATGGTGACATGGTTGGGCACACAGGAGTGCTTGAGGCTGCAATAAAAGCAGTTGAGGCTGTGGATGAATGTATTGGAAAGGTTGTCGACAAAGTTTTAGAAAAGGGCGGAGTGGCTATTATTACTGCTGACCATGGCAACTGTGAACAGATGATTGACTATGAAACAGGCGAACCTCATACAGCTCATACAACAAATAAGGTGCCTTTATATCTTGTTGGATATGGCAATGTGAAATTGAGAGATGATGGAATCCTGGCAGATATTGCTCCAACCATCCTAGACATCTTAGGATTGGAAAAGCCTTCAGAGATGAAAGGAAGTTCGCTTATTATTAAATAAATTCACATAAAAGATACTCTCAAAATTATTTAGAAGGAGGAATATGTAAATGAAGGTTGACCTTTCGATTACAGCTGTAAGAGCAAGAGAGATACTTGATTCAAGAGGAAATCCGACTGTTGAAGTAGAAGTTGTTGTAAATGATGAATTTATTGGTAGAGCTGCTGTACCATCCGGTGCATCAACTGGTATATTTGAAGCTGTTGAGCTCAGAGATGGTGACAAGAAAAGGTATATGGGCAAAGGTGTTCTAAAAGC
The Caldicellulosiruptor morganii DNA segment above includes these coding regions:
- the gpmI gene encoding 2,3-bisphosphoglycerate-independent phosphoglycerate mutase, translating into MKKPVVLIIMDGWGYNPKQEGNSVALGKTPNLDYYEKNYPYTLIGSSGMDVGLPEGQMGNSEVGHLNLGAGRIVYQEFTRITKSIKDGDFFEKEEFLMAIENCKKYNSSLHLMGLLSDGGVHSHNTHLYALLELAKKHNLEKVYVHCFLDGRDVPPSSAKIYIEELEQKMKEIGCGKIATVMGRYYAMDRDKRWERVEKAYNAMVFGEGEYASSGLEAVEKSYEKGNTDEFVIPTVVLENGKPVATINEHDSIIFFNFRPDRARQITRAFCDVEFDGFERKKGYFEVFFVCMTQYDVTIKNCHVAFKPENLTNTLGEYLSKLGLKQLRIAETEKYAHVTFFFNGGVEVPNVGEDRVLVPSPKVATYDLKPEMSAYEVTEALFERIESNQYDVIICNYANGDMVGHTGVLEAAIKAVEAVDECIGKVVDKVLEKGGVAIITADHGNCEQMIDYETGEPHTAHTTNKVPLYLVGYGNVKLRDDGILADIAPTILDILGLEKPSEMKGSSLIIK